A section of the Oreochromis aureus strain Israel breed Guangdong linkage group 22, ZZ_aureus, whole genome shotgun sequence genome encodes:
- the tra2a gene encoding transformer-2 protein homolog alpha isoform X2 produces the protein MASRSPSKSDRGSPARVKSESRSGSPSPSRVSKHSESRSRSQSKSRSRSRRHSNRRYSRSRSRSYSHRRKSRSRSYSPEYRRRKSQSTSPMSNRRRHTGSRSHDFTKEAYSHGGGADVRANPDPSTCLGVFGLSLYTTERDLREVFSRYGPLAGVNVVYDQRTGRSRGFAFVYFERLEDSKEAMERANGMELDGRRIRVDYSITKRPHTPTPGIYMGRPTHNGGGGGGGGGSSRRGRESYYDRGYDRYDRYDEYDYRYSRRRSPSPYYSRYRSRSRSRSYSPRRY, from the exons ATG GCGTCACGCTCCCCATCTAAATCGGATCGTGGGAGTCCAGCTCGGGTCAAGTCGGAGAGCAGGTCTGGCTCTCCGAGCCCATCCCGGGTCTCCAAACACTCCGAGTCCAGATCACGCTCTCAGTCAAAATCCAG ATCTCGTTCTAGACGGCACTCAAACCGCCGGTACAGCCGTTCACGCTCTCGGTCCTATTCCCACCGGAGGAAGTCCCGTTCTCGTTCCTACAGCCCTGAATACCGGCGCAGGAAGAGCCAGAGCACGTCCCCTATGTCAAACCGGCGCCGTCACACCGGCAGTAGG AGCCATGACTTCACAAAAGAAGCATACAGTCATGGCGGTGGTGCTGATGTTAGG GCGAACCCTGATCCGAGCACGTGTTTGGGGGTGTTTGGTTTGAGCCTGTACACGACTGAGCGTGACCTGAGAGAGGTGTTTTCACGCTACGGTCCTTTGGCTGGAGTCAACGTGGTGTACGACCAGCGCACAGGTCGCTCCCGTGGATTTGCCTTTGTTTACTTTGAGAGGCTTGAAGACTCTAAAGAG GCAATGGAGCGAGCCAATGGCATGGAGCTGGATGGGAGGCGCATCAGAGTGGATTATTCCATTACTAAACGTCCCCATACCCCTACGCCAGGAATCTACATGGGCCGACCTACACA caatggtggtggtgggggtgggggtggtggcAGCAGCAGAAGGGGAAGAGAGTCATATTATGACCGCGGTTATGACCGCTACGACAGATATGACGAGTACGACTACAGATATAG TCGCAGGCGCTCTCCATCGCCGTACTACAGTCGATACAGGTCTCGCTCACGGTCTCGCTCCTACAGCCCAC GACGTTACTGA
- the tra2a gene encoding transformer-2 protein homolog alpha isoform X1, translated as MSDLEEGNYEGRASRSPSKSDRGSPARVKSESRSGSPSPSRVSKHSESRSRSQSKSRSRSRRHSNRRYSRSRSRSYSHRRKSRSRSYSPEYRRRKSQSTSPMSNRRRHTGSRSHDFTKEAYSHGGGADVRANPDPSTCLGVFGLSLYTTERDLREVFSRYGPLAGVNVVYDQRTGRSRGFAFVYFERLEDSKEAMERANGMELDGRRIRVDYSITKRPHTPTPGIYMGRPTHNGGGGGGGGGSSRRGRESYYDRGYDRYDRYDEYDYRYSRRRSPSPYYSRYRSRSRSRSYSPRRY; from the exons ATGAGTGACCTTGAGGAAGGAAACTATGAAGGGCGG GCGTCACGCTCCCCATCTAAATCGGATCGTGGGAGTCCAGCTCGGGTCAAGTCGGAGAGCAGGTCTGGCTCTCCGAGCCCATCCCGGGTCTCCAAACACTCCGAGTCCAGATCACGCTCTCAGTCAAAATCCAG ATCTCGTTCTAGACGGCACTCAAACCGCCGGTACAGCCGTTCACGCTCTCGGTCCTATTCCCACCGGAGGAAGTCCCGTTCTCGTTCCTACAGCCCTGAATACCGGCGCAGGAAGAGCCAGAGCACGTCCCCTATGTCAAACCGGCGCCGTCACACCGGCAGTAGG AGCCATGACTTCACAAAAGAAGCATACAGTCATGGCGGTGGTGCTGATGTTAGG GCGAACCCTGATCCGAGCACGTGTTTGGGGGTGTTTGGTTTGAGCCTGTACACGACTGAGCGTGACCTGAGAGAGGTGTTTTCACGCTACGGTCCTTTGGCTGGAGTCAACGTGGTGTACGACCAGCGCACAGGTCGCTCCCGTGGATTTGCCTTTGTTTACTTTGAGAGGCTTGAAGACTCTAAAGAG GCAATGGAGCGAGCCAATGGCATGGAGCTGGATGGGAGGCGCATCAGAGTGGATTATTCCATTACTAAACGTCCCCATACCCCTACGCCAGGAATCTACATGGGCCGACCTACACA caatggtggtggtgggggtgggggtggtggcAGCAGCAGAAGGGGAAGAGAGTCATATTATGACCGCGGTTATGACCGCTACGACAGATATGACGAGTACGACTACAGATATAG TCGCAGGCGCTCTCCATCGCCGTACTACAGTCGATACAGGTCTCGCTCACGGTCTCGCTCCTACAGCCCAC GACGTTACTGA